One stretch of Saccharomonospora xinjiangensis XJ-54 DNA includes these proteins:
- the moaC gene encoding cyclic pyranopterin monophosphate synthase MoaC: MSELSHLDDAGAARMVDVSAKDVTARTAVARGSLRTTSTVLGLLAEGGLPKGDALATARIAGIMGAKRTSELIPLCHQIALTRVDVDFELTTDGVDITATARTSDRTGVEMEALTAVAVAGLALHDMIKAVDPEAMLDGVRLVRKEGGKSGVWQRGQDRREADVAEQTGEDA; the protein is encoded by the coding sequence GTGAGTGAACTGAGCCACCTCGACGACGCGGGCGCGGCCAGGATGGTCGATGTCTCGGCCAAGGACGTCACCGCGCGAACGGCGGTGGCGCGCGGCTCGCTCCGCACGACCTCCACGGTTCTCGGGCTGCTGGCAGAGGGCGGTCTGCCCAAGGGTGACGCGCTCGCCACCGCCCGCATCGCGGGGATCATGGGGGCGAAGCGGACCTCCGAGCTGATCCCGCTGTGTCACCAGATCGCGCTCACCAGGGTGGATGTCGATTTCGAGCTGACCACCGACGGTGTGGACATCACAGCCACGGCGCGCACCAGCGACCGCACGGGTGTCGAGATGGAGGCGCTGACCGCCGTCGCCGTCGCCGGACTCGCCCTGCACGACATGATCAAGGCGGTTGACCCCGAGGCGATGCTCGACGGCGTGCGGTTGGTGCGCAAGGAAGGCGGGAAGTCGGGCGTGTGGCAGCGGGGCCAGGATCGCCGCGAGGCCGACGTGGCGGAGCAGACAGGGGAGGACGCGTGA
- a CDS encoding NAD-dependent malic enzyme → MPVPGPGYSITVRLEAPPSASAAGDLTTAVGRVGGVLTAFDIVESHADAIVVDITANVLSADHADDITTALDSLPGVHVRKVSDRTFLMHLGGKLEVSPKVALRNRDDLSRAYTPGVARVCQAIAANPDDARRLTIKRNTVAVVTDGSAVLGLGNIGPAAALPVMEGKAALFKKFADVDAWPVCLDTQDTEEIIRTVKALAPVYAGINLEDIAAPRCFEIERRLREQLDIPVFHDDQHGTAIVVVAALRNALRVVNKPIEKCRIVVSGVGAAGSAIIRLLLRKAPADIVAVDIDGIVHRERPGLDENLRLIAERTNAQQQTGTLHDALVGADVFIGVSAPNLFGAEQVATMADEAIVFALANPDPEIDPLEAQRHAAVVATGRSDYPNQINNVLAFPGVFRGLLDAQAHKIDDDMLLAAANAIADVVDDRLNASYIVPSVFDTAVAPAVAEAVKAAARGDEVVSTS, encoded by the coding sequence ATGCCCGTTCCCGGTCCCGGTTACTCGATCACCGTGCGACTGGAGGCCCCGCCGTCGGCGAGTGCGGCAGGCGACCTCACCACGGCCGTGGGAAGGGTGGGTGGTGTCCTGACGGCGTTCGACATCGTCGAGTCGCACGCGGACGCCATCGTCGTCGATATCACGGCGAACGTGTTGTCGGCCGATCACGCCGACGACATCACCACAGCACTCGACTCGCTGCCCGGCGTGCACGTGCGGAAGGTGTCCGATCGGACGTTCCTCATGCACCTCGGCGGCAAGCTGGAAGTGAGCCCCAAGGTCGCTCTCCGTAACCGTGACGACCTCTCGCGCGCCTACACGCCGGGTGTCGCCCGCGTGTGCCAGGCCATCGCGGCCAACCCCGACGACGCCCGAAGGCTGACCATCAAGCGCAACACGGTCGCCGTGGTCACCGACGGTTCGGCCGTGCTCGGTCTCGGCAACATCGGTCCTGCCGCCGCGCTTCCCGTGATGGAAGGCAAAGCGGCGTTGTTCAAGAAGTTCGCCGATGTGGACGCCTGGCCGGTGTGCCTGGACACCCAGGACACCGAGGAGATCATCAGGACGGTCAAGGCCCTCGCTCCGGTGTACGCGGGCATCAACCTGGAGGACATCGCCGCGCCTCGGTGTTTCGAGATCGAGCGCCGACTGAGGGAGCAGCTCGACATCCCCGTCTTCCACGACGACCAGCACGGCACCGCCATCGTCGTGGTGGCCGCGCTGCGCAACGCGTTGCGGGTGGTGAACAAGCCCATCGAGAAGTGCCGGATCGTGGTCAGCGGTGTCGGCGCCGCGGGGTCGGCCATCATCCGCTTGCTGCTGCGCAAGGCTCCCGCCGACATCGTCGCGGTGGACATCGACGGCATCGTCCACCGCGAACGCCCCGGCCTCGACGAGAACCTGCGCTTGATCGCGGAGCGCACGAACGCGCAGCAGCAGACCGGCACACTGCACGACGCCCTGGTGGGGGCCGATGTGTTCATCGGTGTGTCCGCACCGAATCTGTTCGGGGCCGAACAGGTGGCCACGATGGCCGACGAGGCGATCGTGTTCGCGCTGGCCAACCCCGACCCGGAGATCGACCCACTTGAAGCGCAGCGGCACGCCGCCGTCGTCGCCACGGGGCGCAGCGACTACCCGAACCAGATCAACAATGTGCTGGCGTTCCCCGGTGTCTTCCGTGGCCTGCTCGACGCTCAGGCACACAAGATCGACGACGACATGTTGCTCGCCGCGGCCAATGCCATCGCCGACGTCGTTGACGACCGCTTGAACGCCTCCTACATCGTGCCCAGCGTGTTCGACACGGCCGTGGCGCCTGCCGTCGCCGAGGCCGTCAAGGCCGCTGCCCGGGGGGACGAAGTAGTCTCGACGTCGTGA
- a CDS encoding LysM peptidoglycan-binding domain-containing protein, protein MAYRGKHRKPSAASRNLARVAVAGIAVGAPLTIAATPAQADSVNWDAIAECESGGDWSINTGNGYYGGLQFSLSTWQAYGGTGMPHETSREQQIAIAERVLDGQGIGAWPVCGSRGYTGGSYEGTNTEGAAPSTGSGNSTGSGSSSEPAQEADPAPAPAPEPAAPASVAKSNPEGDYVVKKGDTLSEIAKEKNVEGGYLELVELNDGYISNPDYIVVGQKIATK, encoded by the coding sequence ATGGCTTACCGAGGCAAGCACCGCAAACCCTCCGCAGCGTCGCGCAACCTCGCTCGCGTCGCCGTCGCCGGCATCGCCGTCGGCGCCCCGCTGACGATCGCGGCCACCCCCGCTCAGGCGGACAGCGTCAACTGGGACGCCATCGCCGAATGCGAGAGCGGCGGCGACTGGAGCATCAACACCGGCAACGGCTACTACGGCGGCCTCCAGTTCAGCCTCAGCACGTGGCAGGCGTACGGCGGCACAGGCATGCCCCACGAGACGTCCCGCGAGCAGCAGATCGCCATCGCGGAGCGCGTCCTCGACGGCCAGGGCATCGGCGCATGGCCGGTCTGTGGCTCGCGGGGCTACACCGGCGGCAGCTACGAGGGCACCAACACCGAGGGCGCCGCTCCGAGCACCGGCAGCGGCAACAGCACGGGCAGCGGCTCGTCGTCGGAGCCCGCGCAGGAGGCCGACCCGGCCCCCGCTCCCGCGCCCGAGCCGGCCGCACCGGCCAGCGTCGCCAAGTCGAACCCCGAGGGCGACTACGTCGTCAAGAAGGGCGACACCCTCAGCGAGATCGCCAAGGAGAAGAACGTCGAGGGTGGCTATCTCGAACTCGTCGAGCTGAACGACGGCTACATCTCCAACCCCGACTACATCGTGGTGGGCCAGAAGATCGCCACCAAGTGA
- a CDS encoding helicase-associated domain-containing protein, with amino-acid sequence MAALSLADWLRSLPDDDLADLLRARRDLATPPPANSDVLATRASTAGSVARACENLDSATLAVIETLLVAGADDTPVAIGRLRELLTDVPPHSLGRLRSLALAWGPDDAVTVAPAAREVFGPFPAGLGASSPGLAELGADAVADRLAEVGEDERALLATLSSGPPVGRTRDAATDLPLASATTPVQKLLARGLLVRRDEQTVELPREVGIALRGGVVFGAGALNEPELPLNRHEQSDVDAAAAGEAMELLRHAEALLRSWSEQPPPVLKSGGLGVRELRRLARGLDIDERRATLLVELVVGAGLAAADENTSPEWVPTTLTDSWLAMPPSGRWLTLAQAWLDLPRMPGLAGGRDARDKVVVPLSEELRRPLAPTIRRRALSTLAELPHGAGVTADDLVALLTWRAPRKGGRTRDAAVRDVLTESNALGIVALGALSTAGGSLLDGEAHGAAAAMAEALPRPVDHILVQADLTVVAPGPLEPDLAARIEAVADIESAGHATMYRVSETSVRRALDSGRTADELHELFRTRSRTPVPQSLSYLIDDVARRHGRLRGGVAASFLRCDDEVLLAEVLRTQAASELELRRIAPTVVVSPYPLAEVLDVLRAAGFTPAAKGPDGRILDLRPSGRRIPARGRTSRQAEPTRVGPISDAQLAAVVTHVRAGDRAARSRKGSVVRLPAGGGADTSATMALLSRAANEQREVWIGFVDSHGTATQRVLTPVRVGAGLLETSTGERYPLHRITSAALVED; translated from the coding sequence ATGGCCGCCCTCTCGCTCGCGGACTGGCTGCGTTCACTGCCCGACGACGACCTCGCCGATCTCCTGCGCGCGCGGCGTGATCTCGCCACTCCACCTCCCGCGAACTCCGACGTTCTCGCCACCCGTGCCAGCACGGCGGGATCGGTCGCGAGGGCCTGCGAGAACCTCGACAGCGCCACGCTCGCCGTGATCGAAACGCTGCTGGTGGCAGGGGCCGACGACACCCCGGTGGCGATCGGCCGCCTCCGCGAGCTGCTCACCGATGTTCCCCCGCACTCGCTCGGACGGCTGCGCTCGCTGGCACTCGCATGGGGACCGGACGACGCCGTCACCGTCGCTCCTGCCGCGCGTGAGGTGTTCGGCCCCTTCCCCGCAGGGCTCGGCGCCTCCTCGCCCGGACTCGCCGAACTCGGGGCGGACGCGGTGGCAGATCGGCTCGCCGAGGTGGGTGAGGACGAGCGGGCCCTGCTGGCGACGCTGTCCTCCGGCCCTCCGGTCGGGCGAACCCGGGATGCCGCGACCGACCTGCCGCTGGCCTCCGCCACGACGCCGGTGCAGAAACTGCTGGCCAGGGGCCTGCTGGTGCGGCGTGACGAGCAGACCGTGGAACTCCCCCGCGAGGTGGGGATCGCGCTGCGCGGGGGCGTCGTGTTCGGAGCGGGTGCGCTGAACGAGCCCGAACTGCCGCTCAACCGGCATGAGCAGTCCGATGTGGACGCCGCAGCGGCTGGGGAGGCGATGGAGTTGCTCCGGCACGCCGAGGCACTGTTGCGGTCGTGGTCCGAGCAACCGCCTCCCGTGCTGAAATCCGGCGGCCTCGGGGTCAGGGAGCTTCGGCGACTCGCCCGCGGCCTCGACATCGACGAGCGAAGGGCCACGCTGCTGGTCGAACTCGTCGTCGGAGCGGGCCTCGCCGCGGCCGACGAGAACACCTCGCCGGAGTGGGTGCCTACGACGTTGACCGACTCGTGGCTGGCGATGCCTCCCTCCGGGCGCTGGCTGACGCTCGCGCAGGCATGGCTGGACCTCCCCCGGATGCCCGGGCTCGCCGGTGGCAGGGACGCGCGGGACAAGGTCGTCGTGCCGCTGTCGGAGGAGTTGCGCAGACCTCTCGCGCCCACGATCCGCCGCCGTGCTCTCAGCACCCTCGCCGAATTGCCACACGGCGCCGGTGTCACTGCCGACGACCTCGTCGCGCTGCTGACGTGGCGGGCCCCGCGCAAGGGCGGGCGCACGCGGGACGCGGCCGTACGCGACGTGCTGACCGAGTCGAACGCGCTCGGCATCGTGGCGCTGGGCGCGCTGAGCACCGCAGGGGGATCGCTTCTCGACGGCGAGGCGCACGGCGCGGCAGCCGCCATGGCCGAGGCGCTGCCCCGGCCGGTGGACCACATCCTCGTGCAGGCCGACCTCACCGTCGTCGCCCCGGGGCCGCTCGAACCGGACCTCGCCGCCCGGATCGAGGCCGTCGCCGACATCGAGTCGGCAGGACACGCCACGATGTACCGCGTCAGCGAGACCTCGGTGCGGCGGGCCCTCGACAGCGGGCGCACCGCCGACGAGTTGCACGAACTGTTCCGCACCCGGTCGCGCACGCCGGTCCCGCAGTCGCTGTCGTATCTCATCGACGACGTCGCGCGCAGGCACGGCCGCCTGCGCGGTGGGGTCGCGGCGTCGTTTCTGCGGTGTGACGACGAGGTGCTGCTCGCCGAGGTGCTGCGCACTCAGGCGGCCTCCGAACTGGAATTGCGCCGCATCGCGCCCACAGTCGTGGTCAGCCCCTACCCGCTGGCCGAGGTGCTCGACGTGCTGCGTGCCGCCGGGTTCACCCCGGCAGCCAAGGGGCCGGACGGGCGCATACTCGACCTCCGCCCGAGCGGCAGGCGCATCCCGGCCCGTGGCCGCACGTCGAGGCAGGCGGAGCCGACCAGGGTCGGCCCCATCTCGGATGCCCAGCTCGCTGCCGTCGTGACACACGTGAGGGCAGGCGACAGGGCGGCACGCAGTCGCAAGGGTTCGGTGGTGCGGCTACCTGCGGGCGGTGGGGCCGACACCTCGGCGACCATGGCGTTGCTGTCGCGGGCGGCGAACGAGCAACGCGAGGTGTGGATCGGCTTCGTGGACTCCCACGGCACCGCCACCCAGCGCGTCCTGACACCCGTGCGCGTGGGCGCGGGACTGCTGGAGACGTCCACGGGCGAGCGCTACCCGTTGCACCGGATCACCTCGGCCGCGCTCGTCGAGGACTGA
- a CDS encoding type II toxin-antitoxin system VapC family toxin yields MLVIDASALVDILTAAPESIPALAKRVQNAEWMMAPELIDYEVLNVLRKMVSRGMIGADFAGVCRLTLHDLRLERYSLTDSMADRVWELRHNASAYDAAYLALAETREVPLITSERRLAEGLRRLARTSIESYAAD; encoded by the coding sequence ATGCTGGTCATTGATGCATCTGCGCTGGTGGACATCCTCACCGCAGCTCCGGAATCCATTCCCGCCTTGGCAAAACGGGTCCAGAACGCTGAATGGATGATGGCACCGGAATTGATTGATTACGAAGTACTCAACGTGCTGCGCAAGATGGTTTCCCGGGGCATGATCGGGGCCGACTTCGCTGGAGTCTGTCGGCTCACCCTGCACGATTTACGGCTCGAACGGTATTCGTTGACAGATTCGATGGCCGACCGAGTGTGGGAATTGCGCCACAACGCATCAGCCTATGACGCGGCCTACCTCGCGCTCGCCGAAACAAGGGAAGTTCCGTTGATCACCTCCGAACGCCGGCTCGCAGAAGGTTTGCGGAGACTGGCGAGGACTTCGATCGAGAGCTACGCAGCCGACTAG
- a CDS encoding MoaD/ThiS family protein encodes MNTAGTGDVIETSREAEGRAVTVRVRYFASARAAAGVDSELVQLPASASVADAVAHLRTAHPDGLPRILDAASFLLDGIAVRDHDRPLPDGAELDVLPPFAGG; translated from the coding sequence ATGAACACAGCAGGCACAGGGGACGTGATCGAGACATCCCGGGAGGCGGAAGGGCGCGCCGTGACGGTGCGGGTGCGCTATTTCGCCTCCGCTCGCGCGGCTGCCGGTGTGGACAGCGAACTGGTACAGCTGCCGGCATCGGCGTCGGTGGCCGACGCGGTCGCCCACCTTCGCACCGCACACCCCGACGGCCTTCCTCGCATCCTGGACGCCGCGAGCTTCCTGCTCGACGGCATCGCGGTGCGCGACCACGACCGTCCGCTGCCCGACGGCGCGGAGCTGGACGTGCTCCCTCCCTTCGCGGGAGGCTGA
- a CDS encoding roadblock/LC7 domain-containing protein → MTASAQQGSFGWLITDFVRRVPGAAHAVVVSADGLLLANSQGLPIERAEQLSAVASGLVSLTHGAARCFDGGTVNQTVVEMENGYLFLMSIGDGSCLAVLASPGADIGTVAYEMTLLVDRVGQQLTPEPRAKLQGGTRG, encoded by the coding sequence GTGACCGCATCAGCCCAGCAGGGCAGCTTCGGCTGGCTCATCACCGATTTCGTGCGCAGGGTACCGGGGGCGGCGCACGCCGTGGTGGTGTCCGCCGACGGGCTACTGCTCGCGAACTCGCAGGGCTTGCCCATCGAGCGTGCCGAGCAGTTGTCCGCGGTGGCGTCCGGCCTTGTGTCACTGACACACGGGGCCGCGCGGTGTTTCGACGGCGGCACCGTGAACCAGACCGTTGTCGAGATGGAGAACGGATACCTGTTCCTCATGTCGATCGGTGACGGGTCCTGTCTTGCCGTGCTCGCCTCGCCCGGCGCTGACATCGGCACGGTGGCGTACGAGATGACGTTGCTCGTCGATCGCGTCGGCCAGCAGCTCACCCCCGAGCCGAGGGCGAAGCTCCAGGGCGGCACGCGTGGCTGA
- a CDS encoding DUF742 domain-containing protein gives MADGVDEWEALNRPTDREGFDHPSRFDLNSVSGITQLAKRVRQQSGQAAGPSGFPRGAPAPYPEGRRGGVPSQPRTAQAPPHFTHRSLVRPYARTGGRTRPAKELALEALVVTTDRGRRYEGVVSPEQRFICDLCVDVHSVAEIAAFARLPLGVVKVLVDDLAHARAVDIQRPGFVLADRDSHDFMERILNGLRSL, from the coding sequence GTGGCTGACGGCGTGGACGAGTGGGAGGCACTGAACAGACCCACCGACAGGGAAGGTTTCGACCACCCCAGCAGGTTCGACCTGAACAGCGTCTCCGGCATCACACAACTGGCGAAGCGCGTGCGCCAGCAGTCGGGACAGGCGGCGGGACCGAGCGGTTTCCCCCGCGGTGCTCCCGCCCCGTACCCGGAGGGCAGGCGCGGCGGCGTTCCCTCGCAGCCGAGGACGGCGCAGGCGCCACCGCACTTCACGCATCGTTCGCTCGTGCGGCCGTACGCGCGAACCGGGGGCAGGACGAGGCCCGCGAAGGAACTCGCGCTGGAGGCGCTGGTCGTGACCACCGACCGTGGCAGGCGCTACGAGGGTGTCGTCTCGCCGGAGCAGCGGTTCATCTGCGACCTGTGTGTCGATGTGCATTCGGTCGCCGAGATCGCGGCCTTCGCGAGGCTGCCGCTGGGCGTGGTGAAGGTGCTGGTGGACGACCTCGCGCACGCGAGGGCCGTGGACATCCAGCGGCCCGGTTTCGTCCTCGCCGACCGCGATTCCCACGACTTCATGGAGCGAATCCTGAACGGTCTCCGCTCCCTGTAA
- a CDS encoding phosphatidylinositol-specific phospholipase C/glycerophosphodiester phosphodiesterase family protein, producing the protein MRLSRRAFGLVVATAAASPLLSPSVSAAALGTPQGVRVRPLPRAHAHNDYEHTRPLLDALDTGFTSVEADIHLVDGELLVGHDPWDLTPERTLEALYLEPLRRRVLANHGSVYMRRTDFQLLIDIKTEAESTYAALERRLDDPRWAFLFTRYARGRVWRGPVTAVLSGNRPRAVLEAQPRRRAFYDGRIVDGTDLGIGADARLTPLVSDNWTKLFTWPGAGEMPEAERERLHSIVQRAHAAGQRVRFWATPDAAGPERTALWRELVAAGVDHLNTDDLSGLADFLTAHRH; encoded by the coding sequence GTGCGCCTCTCTCGTCGTGCCTTCGGGCTTGTGGTGGCCACGGCCGCCGCCTCTCCCCTGCTGTCGCCGTCCGTCTCGGCCGCCGCGCTGGGAACACCGCAGGGCGTCCGTGTCCGGCCTCTGCCGCGAGCACACGCCCACAACGACTACGAGCACACCCGGCCACTGCTCGACGCGCTCGACACCGGGTTCACCAGCGTGGAGGCCGACATCCACCTCGTGGACGGTGAACTCCTCGTCGGACACGACCCGTGGGACCTCACGCCCGAGCGCACCCTCGAAGCGCTGTACCTGGAGCCGCTGCGGCGCCGCGTTCTGGCGAACCACGGCTCGGTGTACATGCGGCGCACCGACTTCCAACTGCTGATCGACATCAAGACCGAGGCCGAGTCCACCTACGCGGCGCTGGAACGCAGGCTCGACGACCCCCGTTGGGCCTTCCTCTTCACCCGCTACGCACGCGGCCGCGTGTGGCGTGGCCCGGTCACGGCGGTGCTGTCCGGCAACCGGCCGAGAGCCGTGCTGGAGGCGCAGCCGCGCAGGCGCGCGTTCTACGACGGCCGGATCGTTGACGGCACCGACCTCGGCATCGGCGCGGACGCCAGGTTGACGCCGCTCGTCTCGGACAACTGGACCAAACTCTTCACGTGGCCCGGCGCGGGAGAGATGCCCGAAGCCGAGAGGGAGAGGCTCCACTCGATCGTCCAGCGGGCGCATGCCGCGGGGCAGCGGGTGCGGTTCTGGGCGACGCCCGACGCAGCGGGTCCGGAAAGGACGGCGCTGTGGCGGGAACTCGTCGCGGCAGGCGTGGACCACCTCAACACCGACGATCTGTCCGGTTTGGCCGATTTCCTCACCGCGCACCGGCACTGA
- a CDS encoding GTP-binding protein, with protein MGFGEFDTSATAPTTSGPTQSAKIVVAGGFGVGKTTLVGAVSEIDPLTTEASMTEASVSVDDLSQTPNKMTTTVAMDFGRITLDSDLVLYIFGTPGQHRFWFMWDDLAYGAIGAVVLVDTRRLADAFPSIDFFENRKLPYVVAINCFDRLLHHQIEDVRHALTISPSVPIMACDARDRESAKQVLISIVQHAIAHDTALRAG; from the coding sequence GTGGGCTTCGGAGAATTTGACACCTCCGCTACCGCGCCGACGACGTCAGGCCCGACCCAGTCGGCCAAGATCGTGGTCGCCGGTGGTTTCGGTGTCGGGAAGACGACGCTCGTCGGAGCTGTGTCGGAGATCGACCCTCTGACCACCGAAGCATCCATGACCGAAGCGAGCGTCTCGGTGGATGATCTTTCGCAGACGCCGAACAAGATGACCACCACGGTCGCGATGGACTTCGGCAGGATCACGCTGGACTCCGACCTGGTGCTCTACATCTTCGGCACGCCGGGGCAGCACCGCTTCTGGTTCATGTGGGACGACCTGGCGTACGGCGCCATCGGTGCGGTGGTGCTCGTCGATACCAGGAGGCTCGCCGACGCCTTCCCCTCGATCGACTTCTTCGAGAATCGGAAGCTGCCCTACGTCGTGGCGATCAACTGCTTCGACCGGCTGCTGCATCACCAGATCGAAGATGTCCGGCACGCGTTGACCATTTCGCCATCGGTGCCGATCATGGCTTGTGACGCCAGGGATCGCGAGTCGGCCAAGCAGGTGCTCATTTCCATCGTGCAGCACGCCATCGCTCACGACACGGCACTTCGTGCGGGGTGA
- a CDS encoding molybdenum cofactor biosynthesis protein MoaE: protein MNRTARVIVASNRAAAGVYPDRTGPVIKEWLERRSFDVAEPQVVRDGEPVATALRAALAEDVDLIVTTGGTGVSPTDRTPEATAGVLDLELPGLADAIRAQGQGTVPTAMLSRGLAGVAGRTLVVNLPGSRGGVNDGLAVLDNVLDHALDQIAGGDHHRPARGVAEGRHGSEAVHDVSAVHEVNGDGAGPRVALAHVTEEDLSVEEHARLVAEAGAGAVVTFGGVVRDHDNGRTVTSLHYEGHPTAGEVLARVVSDVVAHRDGVRAVAVSHRLGTLKIGDVALACAVAADHRAEAFATCSDLVDEVKARLPVWKHQWFGDGTDEWVNSP, encoded by the coding sequence GTGAATCGCACGGCGCGAGTGATCGTGGCGTCCAACAGGGCGGCCGCGGGTGTCTATCCCGACCGCACCGGCCCGGTGATCAAGGAGTGGCTCGAACGGCGCTCGTTCGACGTGGCCGAACCCCAGGTCGTGCGGGACGGTGAACCCGTCGCCACGGCGCTGCGCGCCGCGCTCGCCGAGGACGTGGACCTCATCGTCACCACGGGAGGCACCGGGGTCTCGCCAACCGACCGGACGCCGGAGGCCACGGCGGGTGTGCTCGATCTCGAACTGCCGGGCCTGGCCGACGCCATCCGAGCGCAGGGGCAGGGCACGGTTCCCACGGCCATGCTGTCGCGTGGTCTCGCGGGCGTCGCGGGCCGCACACTCGTGGTGAACCTTCCCGGCTCGCGTGGCGGCGTCAACGACGGCCTCGCGGTGCTCGACAACGTTCTCGATCACGCGCTCGACCAGATCGCCGGTGGAGACCACCACCGGCCCGCGCGGGGCGTCGCGGAGGGCAGGCACGGCAGCGAGGCGGTGCACGATGTCTCCGCGGTCCACGAGGTGAACGGCGACGGCGCTGGGCCGAGGGTGGCTCTGGCACACGTCACCGAGGAGGACCTCTCGGTGGAGGAACACGCCCGCCTCGTGGCCGAAGCCGGAGCAGGTGCGGTGGTGACCTTCGGCGGTGTGGTGCGCGACCACGACAACGGGCGCACCGTGACGTCCCTGCACTACGAGGGACACCCCACCGCCGGTGAGGTGCTGGCACGGGTCGTCTCCGACGTCGTCGCCCACCGCGACGGGGTCCGCGCCGTGGCGGTCAGCCACAGGCTCGGCACGTTGAAGATCGGCGACGTCGCGCTCGCCTGCGCGGTGGCCGCCGACCATCGCGCGGAGGCGTTCGCCACATGTTCCGATCTCGTCGATGAGGTGAAGGCACGCCTTCCGGTGTGGAAGCACCAGTGGTTCGGCGACGGCACCGACGAGTGGGTCAACTCGCCCTGA
- a CDS encoding class I SAM-dependent DNA methyltransferase has translation MTTTPPHLHTTQQAYDAVAVRYAELVRDVLDDFPLDRAILAAFAELTRIVGAGPVADLGCGPGYLTAHLAELGLDAFGIDLSPTMIDIACRTYPELRFEVGSMAALNSADGVLSGIVSWYSLIHVPPQEIPSYLAEFRRALSGDGTLLLGFFEAEGGPLSTFDHKVVTAYRWPIDDLAALAGEAGFAEVGRMLRQPHTDERFRRGHLLLRAR, from the coding sequence GTGACCACAACACCTCCCCACCTGCACACCACGCAGCAGGCGTATGACGCCGTCGCCGTTCGCTACGCCGAACTGGTCCGCGACGTACTCGACGACTTCCCGCTGGATCGGGCGATCCTCGCCGCGTTCGCCGAACTGACCAGGATCGTCGGCGCGGGCCCTGTCGCCGACCTCGGTTGCGGCCCCGGCTATCTGACGGCGCACCTCGCGGAACTCGGGCTGGACGCGTTCGGCATCGATCTGTCGCCAACGATGATCGACATCGCCTGCCGGACCTACCCTGAGCTGCGCTTCGAGGTCGGTTCGATGGCGGCACTGAACTCGGCCGACGGCGTGCTGAGCGGCATCGTGTCGTGGTACTCGCTCATCCACGTCCCACCGCAGGAGATCCCGTCGTACCTCGCCGAGTTCCGCCGTGCGCTGAGCGGCGACGGCACGCTCCTGCTCGGGTTCTTCGAAGCCGAGGGCGGGCCGCTCTCCACGTTCGACCACAAGGTGGTGACGGCCTACCGGTGGCCCATCGACGATCTCGCCGCGCTGGCGGGCGAGGCCGGATTCGCCGAGGTGGGCCGGATGCTTCGTCAACCCCACACCGACGAGCGGTTCCGCAGGGGCCATCTACTCCTGCGAGCCCGCTGA